The nucleotide window AGTACAGTGGTATTCAAGCCCTTGTTGCAGGCCAACAAAAACACTGTGTAGTTCCATCGGCATATATAGCAGGCCTGTGGAACCCCAATGTAAAATAATCAATTCTACATGtcactctctgtttccctttgcaTCCCATGCCTACAGGATCAAAGTGGTTCTCCCTTGAAAAGAAACAAGGAGAGAACAAGATACTACCAAGTATTCTACTTAGTGGTGTGTGAGTTTTGACACAAAGAAGAGAGAGACCTATAGAATGAGACAGGTGCCTTGATGGTGAATGAAAAGTCTAAGAGTTGTATAGACCGAGTGCTCTTTTAGTTTCTACTCAAACCCATAATACTTGTTGTAGACAACGGCGGTTGGATGAACGATAAAGCTTACTTCATTGCTACCAACTACCAATACAAATAGTAGCTTTTCTCTCTTTGTTTGTGTTTAGAAATGCATGGAAGATGCTCTATTGAAGTGCCATGTACTCTtatcaatttttttttcaaaaagtaGGATAATCTTTGGCATCTACATCAAGCGATGCACAAAGTCATTTTTATTAAATTATTCAACAACGTTTGATAAAAAACAGATACATGGATCAACTCAAAGCCACCTTCCCGACGATCTGTCGCTACACCTACAAACCTACTAGCTTGATGATGTGCCCGGGCCACACTCCAACGCACATAATCTAATCCAGTGGCCTCACCAAGCCGCGGCGAGCCGAGGTCATCAACCGGTCTGGCAGACTCTTAGCGCgcactacatgcgcatgctccaaAGTCCGCCGCCACCATCTTCCGTTGTTCCAACCTTAGGAGAGATCCCCGCATTGACCTTGCTAGGTCTAACTGTCGTTGATGCCACCATGATGCTAGACAACGCTATCACCCTACGCGCATCCATCAACACACGTCCATCGCCAAGACCCCGCTGTGCCGCATCGCTGAGACCCGCTTTCGTTGACACGGTAGACGCCACACCGCACCACGTCTTGATCCAGATCATCGCCATCACCAACCCAAATGGTGTCCATTAGACAACTATCTCCCAAGATGGAGCCTTCAAGAAATGAATGACGCCAGAGACACCGTCGCCGCCCACCGCGGTTAAGGTTTTCACCCGGGAGACAAATGACATGATGGAGGTGGAAGCAGAGCTGACGAACGTCTCCATGGAGAAAAAATGGTGCCCACACGTGTCGCCACCGTCATGCCCGAGCAGTGTCGGCTAGGGATTTCTCCTGATTTGAATCCCCACCTCCATCCCCATCTTTATCGAGGACTGGCAAGTTCATACGGAGGAGTACACCAAGTAGGGAAGAGTGAAGCGCATATCCAGTTTCAAGAACCATCGGGCAAACACGACCATTGGTCACACGACGACACTACAAAGTGAGGCGGATACATCGTGCGGATCAGTCGCCTTCGATCCAGGTGTCCACCAGCACCGAGCACGACCCTGTCGCCGACCACATGGACCTCCCCGTCGCCCTCGTCCTTGGTAGTCGTGTGGCTTTAGCCGCAGTGCCTCGGGAGGCGACGAGAGGGGTAGAGGGGAAGGGCGAACGAGGGATCTGAGATGGGGAAGGAGAAAATGGCGGCGGTGCTAGGTTTCACGAGTGTCTGAGGGATCCTTATGTCATGGACAATCTCGATCCTTATCTTGTGGCACGTGAAGGAGGAGGGCATATGCCAGGAAGTTGCTACATGGTATCTTTATCGTGGGTGATCATAATTAGAGTATCTACAACCAGACttggcacccccccccccctaaacGTCTGCGGACACGCCTAGACGCACCCGCGGTCAGTGACCAGTCACCTCTCAAATTTTCAATGCCACAACCAGGTACCTCATTTAGCAAAGCCCAAATCCATACAACCACATGCATCATAAACTAACTCTACGATCATCCATGACCACTACATCAATACATGCCATTGAACACCCTAGCCAGTCGATGATGCAAACAGGGGAGATGGAAAAAGAAAGCAAGCAGAACAGACGAATCGATGGTGAGATCGTGGAGCTCATACAACCAGTGGGTTGTCTGCAGATGAGTTGTCAGCAGATGCTACTGAAGAGGCGGCGTCAGAAACTTTAGTCCACAATTTTGTCATCACCACTACAAACCTCTCGTTGACCACAAAAGTAGCACGAACAAGAAACAAATCCAAACAAAAACTGAAAGAGCGATCTGTATGGGGAAGGGAGGGGAACAGGGGAGAGACGCATGTAGGATGTGGGATGAACTGTTGGGGATTGGAATACATAGGCGGAGTTAGTGGGGATTTACAGGTGCGGGGGCTGTTTCTAGGGTTTGGTGGTTTCCTCACGTGCAAAATGGGACGGGCTAACGAATTGGGCTGTCGCACAACACGGGTTAGCCCACGCTTGGACGCGTCTCTGCCCGAGCAACTCTTTGTTATCTTACACTCTTATCTAAAAAAGGGTCTAAAAATGGCGTAATGTTACGCTCTAATAAAACAACAGAGattgcatttgatatttttctTTCAAAAATCCAGTTTTTATTGAAATTTTTGAAAAATACACACATACCtgtatacacacacacacacacacacacacacacacacacacttctcCGTAAAAATTCATGGTGAAATATATTTTTACGGGAGCTACACAAAATAACAAAATCATGTATTTCTAGCACACGTACTATTCACTAGTACACGATTTTTTTTGAACAACttacatcaaaatgtatttcaTAATAAAGAGCTAATCTCTGAGCAGATATTTACCAGAGTAAAGATAAAAAGTCACGATTACAAATTCCCTATCCTTGCATACGAAAGTCTGTCAGCTAAAGAACAACTCTTCatcttttctttgtttttgaaAATGTTTGTTGCTGCTAATGTAACAAGTTCCAAAACTTGTCCATTGGCACTGCATAACCCGTTCTAAAGATGCATACATGTTAGATTTTTGCAAGAAGATAAAAAGTTGAAGTCAGGTGAACATCATGAGCTTGAAATTCAATGTAATAATCATGCAACCCCAGTACTTCAGTACAGTTGCCACAAAAAATACTGTTTCACCTTGTACAACAAAATTTAGCTACACAACACACCGACAGAAATTATACAAACGATTTTCCCTTCCCACGCATGAAACTGTACAATTTGTTACGCGGATGCCAGTATCCATCCCTTCCATTGCGGTGTCGTAGCACGGGGGAAACCTGACTGAACCGGTCTGGCGAGGCCAGGCATACACAGCTTGGTAATTACACTTGGACAAGAACCTGAAACAAGCCAGGCGGCTACTATGAAACAGCATCGGTAGAATTCCTATCACTGGACGAATGATGCGAGTCAtcaacaatgctaacaatggGTGCTTCCTGCTGGTCCTGCTGGTGGTGAGAAGGCTGTAGCACATCGGATGGGATGTTGATGCCAGCAAAACCGACTAATACAGCAGCAGCTCCGATGTAGTTCAGCAGTTGGGGAGCATGACCAGTGAGCGTGTCCACAAGGGCAGCAATAGGAACTTGGATCGTGAGACCGGCTGTAGCAACGGTGGTTGTTGTGAGAAGAATTGCTTTTGCCCATAAGTAGTCACTTAGAACATTATCTAACAAACCTGCAAAGAATTAAACAGCTCATAGATTAGTGACAATTCCCAGTTAGCGGCTCTACAAGTCATTTCGATTTGGTTTGTTTCAATGTCATGTATATAGCACTCATTAATAGCAGTCAAAAATTAATCATACAATCATTCACTATTATAGCTGACATAAAGGATGAGCACCCCAGGTTTCTAAAGAATAGCAACAGGCATGTAAATGAATAAATGTGTGAAGAGCCGACCTACCTTTCCCAACAATCAGGCCAACTTGCTCCCATGTCAGTGTGTGGAACGGCTCCAGCTTGGCAAAATTTAGCACCAACGCAACGGGAAGGAAAAACAACATATTGAACAGTCCCAGGAATCCAAGAAACTGAGCCATACTCACTTGGCCTTGACCTTCTTTCTCATCAGGCAACTTTTTCCGTATCAAGGTGATATACACGGCATATAAGCCAGCTGAAACAATAGAAAGGAAGTCTCCAAGAAGAGGATTTGTGGCAACAGCATTCAGTGTACTGCCTGAATCAGCAAGACTAACTATAATTGTTCCTGCTATGCAGAGAAGCACGCTGATCAGCTTCAACCATGTGAATGTTTCTCCAAGAAATACCAATGCAACCAGGAAAGTGAAGAGGGTAGACGTGCTGCTCAGGATCGTGTTTGACTGAAAAAGCAGGGAAATATTGTAAGCCAGTTATTGATGATAGGACTAATATGGAAGCAGTGTACAGCTTTTCTTAGTATCACTTACTGTAACAGTGGTGTATCTTAGAGACAGATTGAATGTAAGCTGTGCGAGAAACCAAAAAGGGCAGACTAGCATGCTAACTCTGGCTGTACGAGCACGCGTCCAGCGCCCTTTTGCATCCAACCCCTTGCTGCAATCTGCAACACCTAGCTCTGTATGGATAGGGAAGTTCGCATTTGAAGTCAAATTGTCTTCTGACAGGGGTGAGGCTGCATTGCCCTCCTGCCCGCTTCTCTGTAGAAGATTCACACTCTCCAGATCCGCAAGCTGCTGCAGGTCTGCGCCATCCTTGCCTTTCAACTTTGACCACAGGTTGTCTATAGAATCCTCGAAGTAGCGAGCGAACTCAACTATGGGGATGTAGACAATAAACAGAGAATTGCATATGTACGTGATCAAGAAGGGGGAAACACCGCCATCCACGACAGACTGAACGATGTAGCTCGCAGCGATCCATATGCCCGCGATAGCGATGATGTAAATCAGCCCTAAACACCACCTCCAAGTGTCGTTGCTCATCATGTTGCCCCACTTGcttctgctactgctgctgctgccggGGTCATCAGCACACTCCATGTTTCCTATTAGAGCAAAAAACAAGAATTAACATTTGGCATGATACCTCAAACAGCAATTCCGTGTGGACAGCACGGCTTTGGTAACCCAATCCTGGAAGGAACTTGGGTTGCAGCTGCAGCAGGTAAGCGACACGCATAACTTGAAATAGAAATCCTAGGATAAACCCCATAACAATCGGTCCAACAACCAGAATTCATGCCGAGTTTTACGCCGAAAATTCAGTAAGCGCGCCGCTTCCTAACAAACTTTCTGTGCCCAATCGCCTAACAGCAACGAGCCATGCGTAATTACTGACCCATACCTCCGCAGCCCCATGGGCTGGGCATCAACTACTGAAGCAGCGCAAGGCAAGCAACCTTCTGCTTCTAACTTGAACCTCTACCACCAGAAATCAGCGAATTTCTCTAGCATGATACAACCAAGGATGGGGGGAAGCTACAATGGAGCCGTGTGTTACCTGGCGCGGAGACGGAGTCGCGCTGGACGGCGGAGGAGCCCATGGATCCGATCTCTACGGAGCTCGCCACCTCTCCCGGCCAATTCGGATCCCGCCTCGTCTCTCTCCCTCCCCTGTACCTTCAGCTACCGCGACTCCTCAGCGAGCCGCGCACGGCACCCACGCGGCCCGAACGGCGGAGCGGGGGCACGCGGCGAGCCTCCGCGACCGTGCAGCCGGCGGGGGGCACGGCACCGGCGACGAGGAGGGAGGGGGGAGCCGCTCGCCGACGGGGGCCACGCGGGATGCGGACCCGCTCTCCGCTCGGAGGCTGGTTAAAGCAATGCGCGCTGAGGCTCTCGTTGGGGGTggaggtggaggcggaggccGCTGCTCGCCGGAGACGCCGCGGCGGCCAGGAGCGGCGGGTGAATCTGGACGGAATCGCGCGCCGAATGTTTTTTTTCTCTCGCTCGGTGGGGTACCGCGTGGTGGTGCGGTGCGGGCGGGTGGCCTCGGGTCTCTTGTGGTGGTGCGCGGGTCGCTTCGTTCGTTCCGGaagtgggtcccgctgtcagccTCAGGCCTGCCACCTAACTCGAGTATTTGTTGTTTCATGATTTTTGACGGATAAGCCAGTGTCGTGGAACACGTGGTGATGGCGATCCGGATTGTTTTGATGAGAAACCAAACGGGGAATAAAAAAAAAACAGGGATGTTGTGCCTAATTCTTTTTATACTGCATTAGAACAATTTTATTGGATGTGTGCATCCTAACTATACAGAGGCCGGGTGTATACTTGTTGTGTTTGTATCCTCTTGATGCTTCATTTTGAGTTAATAAAATTCATCCTttataaaaaaataaaacaactccaacgggccgacccaaacggacggtAATTTTGTCCGcattttgtccgtttgggtccgTCAGGCGGACACGAACGTCTGCTTCCGCGTTTGGGTCGGCGCATGCGCCCAATGCTGGCCCGACCCATTTTTGACGGCGTGAA belongs to Triticum urartu cultivar G1812 chromosome 7, Tu2.1, whole genome shotgun sequence and includes:
- the LOC125520728 gene encoding uncharacterized vacuolar membrane protein YML018C, translating into MGSSAVQRDSVSAPGNMECADDPGSSSSSRSKWGNMMSNDTWRWCLGLIYIIAIAGIWIAASYIVQSVVDGGVSPFLITYICNSLFIVYIPIVEFARYFEDSIDNLWSKLKGKDGADLQQLADLESVNLLQRSGQEGNAASPLSEDNLTSNANFPIHTELGVADCSKGLDAKGRWTRARTARVSMLVCPFWFLAQLTFNLSLRYTTVTSNTILSSTSTLFTFLVALVFLGETFTWLKLISVLLCIAGTIIVSLADSGSTLNAVATNPLLGDFLSIVSAGLYAVYITLIRKKLPDEKEGQGQVSMAQFLGFLGLFNMLFFLPVALVLNFAKLEPFHTLTWEQVGLIVGKGLLDNVLSDYLWAKAILLTTTTVATAGLTIQVPIAALVDTLTGHAPQLLNYIGAAAVLVGFAGINIPSDVLQPSHHQQDQQEAPIVSIVDDSHHSSSDRNSTDAVS